One window of Opisthocomus hoazin isolate bOpiHoa1 chromosome 15, bOpiHoa1.hap1, whole genome shotgun sequence genomic DNA carries:
- the LOC142363321 gene encoding uncharacterized protein LOC142363321 isoform X2, translating into MLGLNLRWRSSRCPRGWWGRAGRGTTLDLPALPLAPQGPAMLPAESAFMGGQTQQVQSSARPNPPSRRAPESLRVPGDAPSGQAVPSSFVLYHCRSLLAWIIFFSLTSLQVFFFTSTTRCRVPGGTRSAAHPKPGLPKASPGGDHHHGGYQPGDARRSRLQDWTDFCSFSPGFGCSESRRPPSQHSWVCVSPQWLPAAVGSGPAALAELIWAAFPPPKKTRSLPRIFFFSVPHINVYSRCCCWGTEGTRRGSQLRHHHHPGHWALGGHLHFRVAVKTLRILHRMHRPEPSGVPVPPMQGDPSADPVGDKDRASPPQGSAGTSTSRTSASETILPVPRQREEAARTYNSCSTQDPATKNQHQ; encoded by the exons ATGCTGGGGTTGAACCTGCGCTGGAGGTCGAGCCGCTGTCCCCGTGGGTGGTGGGGACGCGCTGGACGGGGGACCACGCTGGATCTGCCGGCGCTGCCCCTCGCACCCCAGGGTCCTGCCATGCTGCCAGCTGAGTCTGCCTTCATGGGTGGCCAAACACAACAGGTTCAATCTTCTGCACGCCCAAACCCCCCGTCCCGACGTGCCCCAGAGTCACTGCGCGTTCCTGGGGACGCTCCCTcggggcaggctgtcccctccAGCTTTGTTTTGTATCACTGTAGAAGTCTCCTtgcttggattatttttttctccctgacatcattgcaggttttttttttcacttctacaACCCGCTGCCGGGTCCCTGGGGGCACCCGCTCTGCCGCACACCCGAAGCCGGGGCTCCCCAAGGCGAGTCCTGGGGGTGACCACCACCACGGTGGGTACCAGCCCGGTGATGCCAGGAGGTCCAGGCTGCAGGATTGGACCGACTTTTGTTCCTTTTCGCCAGGATTTGGGTGTTCTGAAAGCAGGAGACCCCCGAGCCAGCACAGCTGGGTTTGTGTTTCCCCACAGTGGCTGCCAGCTGCGGTGGGGTCCGGTCCCGCAGCCTTGGCCGAGCTCATCTGGgctgcctttcccccccccaaaaaaaccaggAGCCtccccaggattttttttttttcagtaccacATATAAATGTCTATTCCCGTTGTTGCTGCTGGGGAACAGAAG GAACGCGGAGAGGTTCCCAGCTCCGTCATCATCATCACCCTGGTCATTGGGCCCTGGGAGGACATCTGCACTTCAGGGTTGCTGTAAAAACCCTAAG GATTTTACATCGGATGCACCGGCCTGAACCATCCGGAGTCCCCGTGCCACCCATGCAGGGCGATCCCAGCGCCGACCCGGTGGGCGACAAGGACCGTGCCAGCCCGCCTCAAGGCTCTGCGGGGACATCCACCTCCCG GACTTCAGCCTCTGAGACGATCCTGCCCGTCCCCAGACAGAGGGAGGAGGCTGCCCGTACCTACAACAGTTGCAGCACCCAG GACCCGGCCACCAAGAACCAACACCAGTGA
- the LOC142363321 gene encoding uncharacterized protein LOC142363321 isoform X3, which produces MSIPVVAAGEQKSSVFPSRFISAEGTRRGSQLRHHHHPGHWALGGHLHFRVAVKTLRILHRMHRPEPSGVPVPPMQGDPSADPVGDKDRASPPQGSAGTSTSRTSASETILPVPRQREEAARTYNSCSTQEGLQLPWERPHRTDNACPRTPPLIGALAQPEPCPSRSQPRRGQTCRSQAHRRGEWVSAAA; this is translated from the exons ATGTCTATTCCCGTTGTTGCTGCTGGGGAACAGAAG AGTTCTGTTTTCCCATCGAGGTTTATTTCTGCTGAAGGAACGCGGAGAGGTTCCCAGCTCCGTCATCATCATCACCCTGGTCATTGGGCCCTGGGAGGACATCTGCACTTCAGGGTTGCTGTAAAAACCCTAAG GATTTTACATCGGATGCACCGGCCTGAACCATCCGGAGTCCCCGTGCCACCCATGCAGGGCGATCCCAGCGCCGACCCGGTGGGCGACAAGGACCGTGCCAGCCCGCCTCAAGGCTCTGCGGGGACATCCACCTCCCG GACTTCAGCCTCTGAGACGATCCTGCCCGTCCCCAGACAGAGGGAGGAGGCTGCCCGTACCTACAACAGTTGCAGCACCCAG GAAGGCCTTCAGCTCCCTTGGGAACGACCGCACCGCACGGACAACGCTTGCCCCAGGACCCCTCCGTTGATCGGAGCGCTGGCGCAGCCGGAGCCTTGCCCAAGCCGGAGCCAGCCGCGGCGAGGTCAGACGTGCCGCTCGCAGG CTCACCGAAGAGGAGAGTGGGTATCAGCAGCTGCATGA
- the LOC142363321 gene encoding uncharacterized protein LOC142363321 isoform X1 → MLGLNLRWRSSRCPRGWWGRAGRGTTLDLPALPLAPQGPAMLPAESAFMGGQTQQVQSSARPNPPSRRAPESLRVPGDAPSGQAVPSSFVLYHCRSLLAWIIFFSLTSLQVFFFTSTTRCRVPGGTRSAAHPKPGLPKASPGGDHHHGGYQPGDARRSRLQDWTDFCSFSPGFGCSESRRPPSQHSWVCVSPQWLPAAVGSGPAALAELIWAAFPPPKKTRSLPRIFFFSVPHINVYSRCCCWGTEGTRRGSQLRHHHHPGHWALGGHLHFRVAVKTLRILHRMHRPEPSGVPVPPMQGDPSADPVGDKDRASPPQGSAGTSTSRTSASETILPVPRQREEAARTYNSCSTQEGLQLPWERPHRTDNACPRTPPLIGALAQPEPCPSRSQPRRGQTCRSQAHRRGEWVSAAA, encoded by the exons ATGCTGGGGTTGAACCTGCGCTGGAGGTCGAGCCGCTGTCCCCGTGGGTGGTGGGGACGCGCTGGACGGGGGACCACGCTGGATCTGCCGGCGCTGCCCCTCGCACCCCAGGGTCCTGCCATGCTGCCAGCTGAGTCTGCCTTCATGGGTGGCCAAACACAACAGGTTCAATCTTCTGCACGCCCAAACCCCCCGTCCCGACGTGCCCCAGAGTCACTGCGCGTTCCTGGGGACGCTCCCTcggggcaggctgtcccctccAGCTTTGTTTTGTATCACTGTAGAAGTCTCCTtgcttggattatttttttctccctgacatcattgcaggttttttttttcacttctacaACCCGCTGCCGGGTCCCTGGGGGCACCCGCTCTGCCGCACACCCGAAGCCGGGGCTCCCCAAGGCGAGTCCTGGGGGTGACCACCACCACGGTGGGTACCAGCCCGGTGATGCCAGGAGGTCCAGGCTGCAGGATTGGACCGACTTTTGTTCCTTTTCGCCAGGATTTGGGTGTTCTGAAAGCAGGAGACCCCCGAGCCAGCACAGCTGGGTTTGTGTTTCCCCACAGTGGCTGCCAGCTGCGGTGGGGTCCGGTCCCGCAGCCTTGGCCGAGCTCATCTGGgctgcctttcccccccccaaaaaaaccaggAGCCtccccaggattttttttttttcagtaccacATATAAATGTCTATTCCCGTTGTTGCTGCTGGGGAACAGAAG GAACGCGGAGAGGTTCCCAGCTCCGTCATCATCATCACCCTGGTCATTGGGCCCTGGGAGGACATCTGCACTTCAGGGTTGCTGTAAAAACCCTAAG GATTTTACATCGGATGCACCGGCCTGAACCATCCGGAGTCCCCGTGCCACCCATGCAGGGCGATCCCAGCGCCGACCCGGTGGGCGACAAGGACCGTGCCAGCCCGCCTCAAGGCTCTGCGGGGACATCCACCTCCCG GACTTCAGCCTCTGAGACGATCCTGCCCGTCCCCAGACAGAGGGAGGAGGCTGCCCGTACCTACAACAGTTGCAGCACCCAG GAAGGCCTTCAGCTCCCTTGGGAACGACCGCACCGCACGGACAACGCTTGCCCCAGGACCCCTCCGTTGATCGGAGCGCTGGCGCAGCCGGAGCCTTGCCCAAGCCGGAGCCAGCCGCGGCGAGGTCAGACGTGCCGCTCGCAGG CTCACCGAAGAGGAGAGTGGGTATCAGCAGCTGCATGA